From the genome of Haloferax sp. Atlit-12N:
GCCGCCGTCGACGCGGCCGGTGCCGACGCGGTCGGTGCCATCTGCGACGTGCCCGTGGACACGCCCCGCGAGATTCCTCGCGAGCGCGCCCGAGAGCTGTTCGCCGCCGCGCCACCGTTCCTCACGACCGTCCTCGTGACGATGCCCGACTCCATCGACCACGCCCGCGACCTCGCCCGCGAGGTCCAACCCGATGTACTCCAACTCCACGGCGACTTCGCGGCCGACGACCTCGACTCGCTCCGCTCGACGGGCGTCGGCGTCGTCCCCGTCGTCGACGCGACAGACCTCGACCGCGCACGCGGCCTCGCGCCCGTCGTCGACGCTATCCTCGTCGACACCCCCTCCGCGTCCGGCGCGGGCGGCACCGGCGAGACCCACGACTGGGACGCCTCGCGCGAACTCGTCGCGGCGGTCGATGCCCCTGTGATACTCGCGGGCGGCCTGACGCCCGACAACGTCGCCGAGGCGGTTCGGACGGTCGAACCCTACGGCGTCGATGTCGCCAGCGGCGTCGAGGCCTCCGGCGGCGTCAAAGACCACGACGCGGTCAACGCCTTCGTCGCCGCGGCGAAGA
Proteins encoded in this window:
- the trpF gene encoding phosphoribosylanthranilate isomerase; translated protein: MTRVKVCGVTDEADLAAVDAAGADAVGAICDVPVDTPREIPRERARELFAAAPPFLTTVLVTMPDSIDHARDLAREVQPDVLQLHGDFAADDLDSLRSTGVGVVPVVDATDLDRARGLAPVVDAILVDTPSASGAGGTGETHDWDASRELVAAVDAPVILAGGLTPDNVAEAVRTVEPYGVDVASGVEASGGVKDHDAVNAFVAAAKTALGASDDHEEVVA